A window of Halobacillus naozhouensis genomic DNA:
TGTCTATCAATGGGGAAAATTTACCTTCCTGATAGCTTGTCTTCTCATCAATCAGTCTTTTCGCGAGCAGCCATTCTCCCGCCATGTCATTAATGGTCGTCTTCTGCACATACGAGGCTACTCGTTGAATTAGCAATGATTCAATTTTCTTTAAGGAAAGTAAAAACTCCTGGAACGAGTCCACATCTTTATAATAGAGCTCCATCTTTAATTCATTGATTTCCTTAATCGCTCCAGCTAATGTTCGAATCATAGGAATATCATTAAGCTGTGATAGTAAGTAGTAATATAGACCACTGTAATAGTCACCGGCAAGTACGGTGAGTTGGCGTGTACGAATCGTTTCCTTCTCATCATCCTCATCGGTCAATGTGACAAGATCATGAGTGTCAAGGGCGATTTGAACAAGCATCGTTGTTATCACGTACTGTTCTTTTTTCACAGGAGATAGGGTTGTATGATCCATGATCGAAGACAAAATAACCAGCTTGTCTTCATCAATAACTGGCTCTGGAATAAATTTCGCCAAAAAGGGGTGGCGAACTTGGGAGGCAATTTTTTGTTTTAACTGTTTGATATTCATTTCTGA
This region includes:
- a CDS encoding heptaprenyl diphosphate synthase component 1, coding for MNTSEMNIKQLKQKIASQVRHPFLAKFIPEPVIDEDKLVILSSIMDHTTLSPVKKEQYVITTMLVQIALDTHDLVTLTDEDDEKETIRTRQLTVLAGDYYSGLYYYLLSQLNDIPMIRTLAGAIKEINELKMELYYKDVDSFQEFLLSLKKIESLLIQRVASYVQKTTINDMAGEWLLAKRLIDEKTSYQEGKFSPLIDRLVRKPESSSQVMLSLEQMLQKHITRLEATVSQLPIHFNWLKSYIHTAIHHKFYEKHIVEEG